The Etheostoma cragini isolate CJK2018 chromosome 10, CSU_Ecrag_1.0, whole genome shotgun sequence nucleotide sequence GCGTTCAGGTGCGCCTTGTAATTATGTTGCCTTACACATAAAATACTTATCCCGGTCACTTTGACACGGTGAGGCATACAGTTCATTAATAATACGCTTTAACGGCTCTGTACCAAGGCCCAGGTATCTGGACTGAAAAAGTAGGATCGGGGTATCCCAAGATGAGGATCAAGGCGTTAAGGTGATTCTCTTGTCTCACACGCTCTGTGAAATGGTACAACATTAATGCgacaaaacaataaacagaGTGGGAGCACAAATAGTAGAATAGTAGGGTCCaggggacaaaacaagacattgtcACGACACAGTGTGTGGCActatcttacacacacacacacacacacacacacacacacacacacacacacacacacacacacacacacacacacacacacacacacacacacacacacacacacacacacacacacacacacacacacacacacacacacacacacacacacacacacacacacacacacacacacacacacacacacacacacacacacacacacacacacacacacacacacacacgttagtgCTGTGAGgttgacacaaaaaatgtctaatttgtGACTGATATTTCTTTATGATTTGCGGTTTTGGAGGAAACAACAATTCTtctatcattattctcatttttgttGGAAAAAGTAGAATGAAGTACAAATGAAAATGCGAGGATCTTTAGGCTGGGacgacacagacagacacaccgacacacacacacacacctcttacTTTAGAGTCTCGTATACGTTCCGCAGCACTGGAAAGGTTGCCATCGCTGTGCGctctgctaatgttagcaacgCTGCCTCCACTACAGGCTGATGCCGTGCCACCTGGAACACAAGCAAATGTTAACCGTTTTCAACCTGGAAGaccagagaaaacacaacattgaaacGGAGCTGAAGATTTTACGGAACGTTACACGTTCTGGTTATTTCGCCAATAAAAGTGCCCTTCTGTCCCTTGTACAATCAGAACTGATAACTGAGCAGACAACGCCCCGTCGCCGCAGGATCGTCTGCTGGTGGCACGGTTGCTGCTAGCCAAGCAGGTGGCATCTCACCTGCGACGGAGTTGGAGGCCGTGGAGCCGGTGGAGGAGCTGGCGGAGCTGACCATGCTGGCGTTGCTGCTGCTGGCGCCGCTGACCCCGCCGGTGCTGGCACTGCTGTGGCTGCTCCTCTTCCAGCCCTCTCTGGTGCTGCTGGCCCGCTGCCTGGGGCCGTGCTCTCGGATGTAGTTACGCACCTGATGACGTCGCACAACCACAAACACGCCGCTTAACTCCGGGTCCAAAAATAACACCTCGTGGGAAATCTGTCTGGAATTCTCCCTTTAATGATATTAACTGGCGTAGAGCACGGCTTGTTCCTTTTAGAATTACGTTTGAAAACTATTGCATAAAACGTATCCTACAAACTTGTTTATCTCAAAATGCATGCCAGTTGACAGTTATAACAGTTATTATTTGCATAAATCCCAATTTTCTAATTCAAGACCATGCTTTAAAGTGTTCCAAATGgaaatttacatattttgagTCTTTTAAGCTTTACCTATATTTCTGATATACTCTAATCTACTTAATTAAGAACATCTGTTGTCAATATCATTAACGAGGTTTGCAAATCAGtcacattttattaacatttattattatttttattttgttgaatttatGGCTCAATTGATATTATAATTAATACTTCGGTTACCTGGTCTCATAAGTAGCAATCTCTTTCTTCATAATTGTATGGTTTGAGCTGTGATGACtgaatgtttgtaaatgtatctttaaataaaaaaactctggGTTAGCATCTTTCCTACCTTGGTATACTGATGTATTAGCAATGAGTACTTCTCTGTACTAGtcataaagatttatttttttatatatatatatatatttttttttaaatcggatAATACATGTATCGTGATTTTTTTGGcaattaatttttaaatcaatttccccctatttttttattaataattcacctaaatatatactgtatgtggtaaAGGTATATGTGGTAAAGGCAgaattttttttagcaatgtcTCGTGATATATTGTCTGCAAATGCAAATCAACGTGCAATGTGTTGTGAAAGATTCGAGACAAAAgcatatcgtcccagccctaatATCTAATAAGTCTTATGGTCATGGACCactgttaaacatttttatggGGAGTGATGCTACCTTAAAGAATGTTACTGGGTAACAGTAAAGGATGGCAAATTTAAAATCTCCTTTCTTGTATTAACTTGTTGACAGACTGCTCCCACTTGTGTATAAGTGTGAGCTTGCGTGGGCAAGAAGATCTGCTCTGTTCGAACGCTGTTGTTTGACTTGTATTGTTAGcgaagtggtgtgtgtgtgtgtgtgtgtgtgtccgagtTGCTGCCCACCTGCTTGAGTTTCTCGTCGGTGAGACAGTTGAGCTCGATGATGAACTCGCTGTCGGTGGGAGAGATCTGAGCGCAGGGGTCGATGATCTTGATGATGTCCAGCTGCTCTCTCAGGCCCATCTCTGTGCTCACCTTCCGACTCAGGTACTCAATGTACTCCACCTGGAACAGGAAACACAGACGTGTGGGTTAAGGGCCTTTTTGACCAGGTGTCTCTGCCCACACTGACGACTAAAGACAGAGTGAGTTTAACTGAGCACGATGGGGTGTTTTTAACTGCTGGGGTAATGGAATGCAAATGGCTGATGCTTCATTTAGCtgatacagaaaagaaaaaaaggtatcTGCTCTGATCCTGCAGGTGAGCTGAGGATATCCCAAGCGATAAAACAGCCAACTCAATGGTTTAAACAAACCGCTTATGTTATATCTCCGCAATGCCATTATGCTGCTTTGCGCTAAGTTTTGGAATCTGCATGATGTGGGTTTTTAATAATTCACCATGCTATATACCCACCTATAAAATCACAATCCCCCTTAAAAAAGGCCATATAATAAGCCAACTTACTGGGACTTCAGCTTATTCAGCATATCACCCAGAGTTCGATAAGTCCATTCATACCCTTCTCATCGCCGTGCAAGTCTTAATTCTGTCTGGGGCCCCCACTGCTAGTCTGGCTTACCACAGATGCTGCAGGTAACCGGctccaactagctactgctcccaaaTAAcgaggtcacatgagacacaacCATCTTCTAACCATATACAAACTGGGAACTATAGTCTCAGAAGTCACAGAGATGAGAAAGGTATGTATGAACTccatctaactctgggggatatggTGCATAAGCTTAAGTCCCAATAAGTCAGCATGGTCCTTTAAGCCCTCCTGTTTAGTTTGTGAAATCTGTTTGACTGACAAAATTCCTTACTTGGTCTTGACAGCTCAGCTCCAACAAAATGAAGCATACAGAGCAACTTCATTATTTGAAATACAAGCCATGCCACAATCTAGTGGTTACTAGCCACTTGAATAAtccatttaacaaaaaacaaactagtAGCTGGGTCAGAAAGTCAGTTTCACTGTTGTAATACCGAGTTCTCCGATAGCCCGGAGCGGTTGCTAACTTAAAAACATAACCCGGAAAGGTGTGTTGGTTTCGTTTACCTGTTCATCGTTGGTCATGGCACTCCATGGCAACTCATCCAGGTTGCGGTGAGGGTGGGGCTTAAGCTTCCTCTTTGAAAACAGACAGGGGGAACTCGGCACGCTCGGGATGATGTCGGACAGAACATCGCTGCCGCTGGCAATGTCACTTCCTGGCAACTGAGACGTAAGACAGACGGACAATGAGGAGCAGAGAAAAACGAATGGACAAACTATCCTGCCAGTCACTGTATCACCCGCAGCCTCTGTGTTGCATGCCAGCAAAATAATGCAGCGAGGTTCTCAGGACTAGGGCtgaaaattgataaaaaattcCGTTACTGGTACACATACCAATACAGTCACTTTCACATCGTTTTCGGAACTTTTTTACGATACCAATTTtatgaacaaaaagaaattacaacattaaaaaagctaaaatctttgttcaaatttattttcctttttcagctCCTAACATGCGAGCCCCGTCTCTGTGTAACGGTTTTCTTGCCTGTCTCTACGACGTGTGACgatagacagccaatcacagacattagatcttggtagaagcatgctgattggctcaccgACACCGATGACATTTGCTCCTTTGGTgttgaaatttggtattgaacgacaaggcatttttcaatactcgATACTAAGGAGGCAATTTGGTCGTGGCCTAAAAGAATGTTGAATTTTGTACCCAGACCTACTCAGGACTTCCAtcgttaaaggagaattacggtcaatttcaacacgtagctccaTTGTTTGGAAAGATAttcattttggaatattggGTTGTAGGAGTTCCACAATCCACTAATGTGGACTTCActgaaaaacaggaaataaacagagatgtggattaacacaacttttatgcctttctgttacatctactgcagtcagattcgcTGTGTCCCCTCACCTCACTCCCTCACACtgaatcactgcacatgagtaggcacttgtaatgacattttgaacatgtttagaggctaaaactTGCCCTCTGTAAACCTGTTGGGAGTTAACTCTAGcatgtaggcagcaccgattggtttcattttccttGCTACGGACAACACTCcaaattttaaaacaacagagctacgtggtGCAATTGCTcataattctcctttaagccaAAAGCCTGaattaaaatcagcaatatatatatatatatatatatatatatatatatatatatatatatatatatataaaaaacatttctaggTCATATTCTAAATAGtttcgctttgccagaccctcctccaaagcacgctGGAGcagagtctggctagtccacatagcagttggggatgggaggaaagcttgctctggtttattggcatttctttaaaccaatcacagtcctcTTCGGCGGGCGCccttaaaagttgttttagtcatgcaacagaaaaactcagattggacagatagtctagctagctgtctggatttaccctgcagagatctgagaagaggttaaccatagtcctcagaaatccaccagagattaaaatgacaacacaaacgAAGCCCAAAGCAGCGGATATCCGGCCTCAACTTTGACGGCAATGGAGccatcctggaagtggaacgtcaaggatatagactgtATAACAACCAACCTGCCACTCAAACTCGCTGTCGGACCAATCCCAATAGGTGCTGATGGAGGAGGACACATCACTGCAAACGCTGCCCTCTGGAAACAGGTCCAGAGATGTTAGTTCTTGGTCATCCAGAAGGGAGTAGCAGTCGTCCTGATCccccacagacacagaggagaagaGCTCTTCGCTGCACTCCGAGCTGGCAACACTGGTCCCACAGGAAGTGAGGTTCCACCTGGGGAGAAACACAAGTGGACATTAAAAGGTTAAATCCCGGAAGTTGTTCTAAACCTTTACCTGAGAACGAGTGGTGCGCATACAAGATACGGATGCACATTATGTAAAACGGCTTCTCTTTGAACACACATCATAAATATATTCCAAAAACAACgatgaggatttttttctgcacaaCTAACCTTTGAAAATACATTCTGAAAGTCTGTTTATCCCACAGACTGGTGTTACACGTGTGAACACAAACTCTGTACTCGCCTGTTACTGTGGAAGCGGTGGAGAGGATCTGTTCTGTGACAAGATGAGAGTTGACAGCCGAAGTCACTCACGTCCAGGGTCCCCACGTCGCTGAGGTTGGCTCTTtgggagaggagggggaaagGCTCATCTGGCGCTAAAAACTTCTCATACAGAGACTCAGACATGGCGAGATGTacctgacacacaaacatgacaagGCAAAGATAGGACAAATATGACAGGGCGCTTTTCAATGGAACTGCAGCGGCCTCAACAATTACCACAAAACTGAACAAACACACCTCAAACATCAAAGTGCCCACATGATTTTTATCCTTAAATATCAtataatttgtaatttaatAAAGTTTGTTTGTATACAAAATGACTGGTTAAAAGTCTAGACAGACGCACTGCTGATGTTCCTCTGTACTAATGAAGCTTGCGGTAATTCACATTAATCCATCAACACTGTGTTTGCAGTTAAGTTGAAAAAGTATAGTTATagagtttacatttaaaacagaaacagtaaaaatatataaaacagaaaatattcaggcaaaacatgaaaagaatgcttgcaatattgaaaataaggagatgtatgtattttgttatcAAATGCTTAGCTAgctgtacagtacattcaaaaGGTTACATGCTAAGCTAtgatttaaccctcgtgttggcTTCCAGCCGACCTgcaaatttgagtttttctgagtcaaaatttcaaatgaaaagcttTTATCACCGTTTTGGgtctttttaaacccttttttttacattcgtcactttttagacatttttgtcactgtgtTCGGCATTTtgtaactttacttttttttttttttgctcaaattgtagtttcttttttaacatttgtatctttggatataagataagataatttgtttattagtccccaatggggaaattacacacttttgttagtactcacacacaggcctgaaaatacacacacatgctcaggacctatacatgcactatacatggagagatgtcagagtgagtgggcagccagctgaaccagcgccctgatcggtggggggggggggtacggtgccttgctcaagagcacctggcagtgcccaggaggttaactggcatctctccagccaccaatccacgcttccaactttttgggtccatacggggatttgaaccagtgatcctccggttcccaacccaactccctatggactgagctactaccaccccCAATATGAATATATCTGTTCTTTACATTTGTCATACaagtttttttatcaaatttttgtCTCCAAATACTatcaaattaacaaaaaaaacaccaaaattgaattaaagttgtgaactgattatttatttaacttagaTACAGGAACGTTGTAGGGAACCATACACGCTACCTTTTGGACAATTAACGCTAGTTttaaggaaacccaaatttctgatagaGAAActtttgacccaaagacaacaggagggttaacttTAACGAAGGTACTTCAGTAGAACAGTAGTGCTTGTATACATTTTACACTGTACGTCTTTGGGCACgtagaaaaaagaagaaaaaaactactaaaatatcCCACACAGTCACTTGACAAAGCAAAGCTTGTTTTACTTCAAGCATTAGCTTCTCGAGCTAATTTACGTTTGGGTCTTTAGAAACGTCACTAACATTAGTGACGTAggtgaacacattttttttttttttactaactaAGTATGCTGAAAAAGCTGTTCATGTTAATTGTTGACACAACTGAAACGTTGCTAAGCATCCAACTCCCGTAATTGTTGTTTTATCTTAATAACAAGACTAAAAAGCTTTCCTGTAACGTTAAAACGTCGAAAAAAGGCGCAATAGGAATCCAGCATTATAGAAGGTGGTTTCACTAACGCTAGTTAACGCTTTGAAGTTACCTTCCATTAAAGTGCTCGTCTTTGGTAAAGGCAAACAGGCTGTGATTGGAACACAACACAAGCTAACatcgttagctagctaacgttagttgcTAATCCTCAAATATCCACGTAGCATTCATCAAGCCACAAAACGACGCCGAACTAATCATTTCCACACAATAACCTTTCCGAACGGTTTTTAAACCTGGCAAAGTTGTAATTAAAAGGCTATCTACATTAAAATACCCACCTTTTGTCGTTCAGAGAATCATCATTATTGCCACCTCCATTTGCAAATCCTTTCTTTTCGGCCGATGATCTCAGCTGTCTGTCACCGCGAGACTCCCGGGAGCCAGCAAAGCGTCATGTGACGTGAGGGCGGAAGCTGTCACATAAACAGAAAACTGATAGAAAGAGCCCAAACGTCTCCACTTTAACTTCTCATTTTGCTATTTAAAACCTCCGCATTTAGCATATTAGTGCATGGTGAGTCATGTCTGCAAGCTATACAAAGGACTCCAGTTTTTTGGGAGGCAGGATACCACCAGAAATCGACTCATTGTCGAAAAACCTGAAGGATGTGGACCAAGAGATGTTCAGAAAACTACTGAAAGGTAACGTTGAAGGCTAGTTGTGTGCGATATTAGATAGTTAACTGTTGTtgcatcataaaacacacatatctCAAGATTGACATGTGTGTAGCTAATACCACAATACAATTGAACGTTTATGAGTTGCTCATTGAGTAACCACTAACATGATTTAGCATGAAAACAGCTCAAATATAACTGCAGGAGACTCGTGACCAGGTCTATGTCCCTGCTTGTGCATACTCTCTGAAGAGGCCCATAACTGAGACTCTGCACTGAGACAAGTACAGAACTAAAGTGGCTTGCATTAAttcacacacccatgctaaaggtgattaaaaagaggaataaaaaaaaattgatctcAAATCAATTTCCAATCAATTTTGAAATCAATAATTAAAGGcctgttatttcatggatcaggatactatgcatcctgataaacttcccttggcctttggaattaaaatagccccccccccatcatcacatacccttcaccatacctagagattggcatggtgttatttcagatagactaacagctggtttgatttgcataaATAGATTATAATATGGAAAGTTCCTCATACCAATTTCTacgtatggtgaagggtatgtgatgatgtggggttgggggggggggggggggggggggggggggggggtactttaattccaaaggccaaggtaACTTTATCAGGACGCATATTATcatgatccatgaaataactggcttttaataattaaaaatcaaactgcttctatgggaatttaacataggggggtgtatacttatgccccccgTATTTTAAGgaagcacattttttttaattgacaatacattattcattcacaaagaaaatgggtgtccttaaaaggttgaattttccaatttaaaaaatgaaatgaaggcattgagatcaatttacaaaagatgttttttttttaattcctctttttaatcaactttagcatgggtgtgtaaacttatggaAGCTGTTGAAGCCGTTAAATAAGTGAGTTAATGTGCCTCTGAATCATGATGTGTCCAGCTGTGGTTAGCGCCCTGGAGGGGAAGGACTGCAGAGAGGTGATGAAGTCTATAGCGGAGAGCAGCACCATCCCCCAGGAGAGGCTCAGTCACGTCGTCGCTGGGATTTACAGAGTGCTGTCCGAGGCCATCCGCATCCCCGCATCGTCCCTTAAACAGGAGGTACGTCGACGTTAAACACTGGGGATTATGTGTTGGAATGTGtttgcacaaaacacacaaaaatgattcTGGGTCAGTAACTTGGCAGCTAAGCCTGCTACAGCTTACAGATACAGATAAACCATGTTCCACAGAAGACATATAGTTTTTGGTAGTTTGTGCTAGGTATTGTAAGCCCTGTCATGGCTTTAGttacacaatacaatacaatgatatacaatacaatacacctcaatgaaaacaaagcaaatattaatgataat carries:
- the fam199x gene encoding protein FAM199X — protein: MSESLYEKFLAPDEPFPLLSQRANLSDVGTLDVSDFGCQLSSCHRTDPLHRFHSNRWNLTSCGTSVASSECSEELFSSVSVGDQDDCYSLLDDQELTSLDLFPEGSVCSDVSSSISTYWDWSDSEFEWQLPGSDIASGSDVLSDIIPSVPSSPCLFSKRKLKPHPHRNLDELPWSAMTNDEQVEYIEYLSRKVSTEMGLREQLDIIKIIDPCAQISPTDSEFIIELNCLTDEKLKQVRNYIREHGPRQRASSTREGWKRSSHSSASTGGVSGASSSNASMVSSASSSTGSTASNSVAGGTASACSGGSVANISRAHSDGNLSSAAERIRDSKKRSKQRKLQQKALRKRQLKEQRQARKERLSGLFLNEEVLALRVTEEEDRGDDDLDILM